From the genome of Vicia villosa cultivar HV-30 ecotype Madison, WI linkage group LG2, Vvil1.0, whole genome shotgun sequence, one region includes:
- the LOC131653793 gene encoding uncharacterized protein At1g03900-like, whose amino-acid sequence MKKDEIKPDIEKIGKESEDVEPIEIVLFQVPECYVYIIPPRMSAASYRADEWDVNKWTWEGILKVVSKGEECIIKLEDKNTGELYARAFLRNGEPHPVEAVIDSSRYFVLRIEENIGGRLRHAFIGIGFRERTEAYDFQAALHDHMKYLNKKKTAEEMEQHYQHSSSVDYSLKEGETLVLQIKNNRSGGNVKSKFFELSQNNSSEEKSEKKESVPCIKLPPPPPSPGSPVVTPEKSPTDSPTELRLEKPAEVETFKTVKEETEHENPAENQSTQEVVDDDFGDFQAAG is encoded by the exons ATGAAGAAGGATGAGATCAAACCCGACATTGAGAAAATTGGGAAAGAAAGTGAAGATGTCGAACCCATAGAAATCGTTCTCTTTCAAGTGCCCGAGTGTTACGTCTACATA ATACCTCCAAGAATGAGTGCAGCTTCTTACAG GGCTGATGAATGGGATGTTAACAAATGGACATGGGAAGGGATTTTGAAAGTTGTTAGCAAGGGAGAAGAATGTATCATAAAACTAGAAGATAAGAACACAG GTGAATTATATGCTCGGGCATTTTTAAGAAATGGGGAGCCGCATCCTGTGGAAGCTGTTATTGATAGCAGCAG GTATTTTGTTCTTCGCATAGAAGAGAACATAG GTGGTCGCCTTCGGCATGCTTTTATAGGCATAGGATTCCGAGAAAGAACAGAAGCCTATGACTTCCAAGCTGCCTTGCACGATCATATGAA ATACCTGAACAAAAAGAAAACTGCAGAAGAGATGGAACAACATTACCAGCATAGTTCCTCAGTTGATTACAGTTTGAAAGAAGGAGAGACTCTTGTGcttcaaataaaaaacaat AGAAGTGGCGGCAATGTGAAGTCCAAGTTTTTTGAGCTGAGTCAAAACAACTCCTCCGAAGAGAAGAGTGAGAAAAAAGAATCTGTACCTTGTATTAAGTTACCACCACCTCCTCCATCACCAGGTTCCCCTGTTGTTACTCCGGAGAAGTCTCCGACAGACTCACCTACAGAATTGAGACTTGAGAAACCCGCTGAAGTCGAGACCTTTAAAACCGTTAAAGAAGAAACAGAACATGAAAATCCTGCTGAAAATCAAAGCACTCAGGAAGTAGTAGATGATGATTTTGGCGATTTTCAAGCAGCTGGTTAA
- the LOC131653794 gene encoding transcription factor bHLH30-like codes for MNEYASSSSLVLDRERGELVEASVKLERKGVSPERSIEALKNHSEAERRRRARINSHLDTLRTVIPGANKLDKASLLAEVITHLKELKTNAAQASEGLMIPKDNDEIRVESQEGGLNGFPYSIRASLCCEYKPGLLSDIRQALDELHLMIIRAEIATLGGRMKNVFVIISCKEQNFEDAEYRQFLAGSVHQALRSVLDRFSVSQDILETRKRRRISIFSSSSLGDFL; via the exons ATGAATGAGTATGCTTCATCTTCTTCTCTGGTTTTGGATAGAGAAAGAGGAGAGCTTGTGGAAGCATCTGTCAAACTGGAACGCAAAGGTGTTTCACCTGAGAGAAGTATTGAAGCTTTGAAGAATCATAGTGAAGCTGAGAGGAGAAGAAGAGCAAGAATTAATTCTCATCTTGATACCCTTCGTACTGTTATTCCAGGTGCTAATaag TTGGACAAAGCATCTTTACTAGCTGAAGTCATTACACATTTGAAAGAGCTAAAAACAAATGCAGCACAAGCAAGTGAAGGATTGATGATTCCAAAAGACAATGATGAGATAAGAGTTGAATCACAAGAAGGTGGATTAAATGGTTTCCCTTATTCAATTAGAGCATCACTATGTTGTGAATACAAACCAGGTTTACTGTCTGATATAAGACAAGCACTTGATGAACTTCATCTTATGATAATAAGGGCAGAGATTGCAACTTTAGGAGGTCGAATGAAGAATGTATTTGTCATAATTAGTTGCAAAGAACAGAATTTCGAAGATGCTGAGTATCGACAGTTTCTCGCTGGATCGGTTCATCAAGCTCTTAGATCTGTTCTTGATAGATTTTCTGTTTCACAAGATATCTTAGAAACTAGAAAGAGGAGGAGGATTTCTATATTCAGTTCTTCATCTTTAGGAGATTTCTtataa